The proteins below are encoded in one region of Sphingobium yanoikuyae:
- a CDS encoding LysR family transcriptional regulator yields the protein MNWDDLRLFLAVARTERLSAAAAMTRMDATTISRRIKRLEQALEQRLFEHTPAGHVLTDHGTRLLEQAERMEAAALGVQRSGSAAGTQMAGTIRLSASEGFGSRVIAPHLRSFTADHPRIEIDLVASSGFLNPSRREADIAVMLARPKTGPLITRKLTDYHLGLYATPAYLEGAPPLKAKGDLLRHVLVGYVPDQIYAPELRYLAEVDARLEPAIRSSSINAQAEIIASGAGCGILPCFIGDAMPGLVRVLPEAVDIQRSFWLVVPRDLRGIARIDQFVGWLVATSERLRPVMLGVG from the coding sequence ATGAACTGGGACGATCTGCGCCTGTTCCTGGCGGTGGCGCGCACCGAGCGGCTGAGCGCGGCGGCGGCGATGACCAGGATGGACGCCACCACCATATCGCGGCGGATCAAGCGGCTGGAGCAGGCGCTGGAGCAACGCCTGTTCGAGCATACGCCGGCCGGCCATGTGCTGACCGACCATGGCACCCGCCTGCTGGAACAGGCCGAGCGGATGGAGGCGGCGGCGCTCGGCGTGCAGCGGAGCGGCAGCGCGGCGGGCACGCAGATGGCCGGGACGATCCGCCTGAGCGCATCGGAGGGCTTTGGCAGCCGGGTGATCGCGCCGCATCTGCGCAGCTTCACCGCAGATCATCCCCGGATCGAGATCGACCTGGTGGCGTCGAGCGGCTTCCTCAACCCCTCGCGGCGCGAGGCGGATATTGCGGTGATGCTGGCCCGGCCCAAGACCGGCCCGCTGATCACCCGCAAGCTGACCGACTATCATCTCGGCCTCTATGCCACACCCGCTTATCTGGAGGGTGCACCGCCGTTGAAGGCCAAAGGCGACCTGCTGCGCCATGTGCTGGTCGGCTATGTCCCCGACCAGATCTACGCGCCCGAACTGCGCTATCTGGCGGAGGTCGATGCCCGGCTGGAACCGGCGATCCGGTCGAGCAGCATCAATGCCCAGGCGGAGATCATCGCCAGCGGCGCGGGCTGCGGCATATTGCCCTGCTTCATTGGCGACGCCATGCCGGGGCTGGTCCGCGTGCTGCCCGAGGCGGTCGATATCCAGCGCAGCTTCTGGCTGGTGGTGCCCCGCGACCTGCGCGGCATTGCCCGGATCGATCAGTTTGTCGGCTGGCTGGTGGCGACCAGCGAGCGCCTGCGACCGGTGATGCTGGGCGTGGGTTAG
- the mmsB gene encoding 3-hydroxyisobutyrate dehydrogenase, with protein MSSIGFIGLGNMGGGMAANLVKAGHAVTAFDLSEAALARAEAAGCTRAASAAGAVKGVNIVVTMLPAGKHVRAVYGEQLLGAVAPDTLLIDCSTIDVASARAVIEQAAERGLAMVDAPVSGGIAAANGGTLTFMVGGEGAAFARAEPILQAMGKAVIHAGAAGAGQAAKIVNNMLLGATMVATCEAFALAEKLGLDLQTFFDISSKASGQSWSMTSYCPVPGVGPETPADRDYEGGFANALMLKDLKLAVEAAHGVDASVPMGAAAESLYQALVNTGAGAKDFSSMIRFLKGAAA; from the coding sequence ATGAGCAGCATCGGCTTCATCGGCCTGGGCAATATGGGCGGCGGCATGGCCGCCAATCTGGTGAAGGCGGGCCACGCTGTCACCGCCTTCGACCTGTCCGAAGCCGCGCTGGCCCGCGCCGAGGCGGCCGGTTGCACCCGCGCGGCGTCTGCCGCGGGAGCGGTGAAAGGTGTCAACATCGTTGTCACCATGCTGCCCGCCGGCAAGCATGTCCGCGCCGTCTATGGCGAGCAATTGCTGGGCGCGGTCGCGCCGGACACGCTGCTGATCGACTGCTCGACCATCGACGTCGCTTCGGCCCGCGCCGTCATCGAACAGGCGGCCGAGCGCGGTCTTGCCATGGTCGATGCGCCGGTGTCGGGCGGCATCGCCGCGGCCAATGGCGGCACGCTCACCTTCATGGTCGGTGGCGAGGGTGCCGCCTTCGCCCGCGCCGAACCGATCTTGCAGGCGATGGGCAAGGCGGTGATCCATGCCGGCGCGGCGGGCGCGGGGCAGGCGGCGAAGATCGTCAACAACATGCTGCTCGGCGCAACCATGGTCGCCACCTGCGAGGCCTTCGCCCTCGCCGAAAAACTGGGTCTCGATCTCCAGACCTTCTTCGACATTTCGTCCAAGGCATCGGGGCAGAGCTGGTCGATGACCAGCTATTGCCCGGTGCCCGGCGTCGGCCCGGAAACGCCGGCCGACCGCGACTATGAGGGCGGCTTTGCCAATGCGCTGATGCTCAAGGATCTGAAGCTCGCGGTGGAGGCCGCCCATGGCGTCGACGCCAGCGTGCCGATGGGCGCGGCGGCGGAATCGCTCTATCAGGCGCTCGTCAACACCGGCGCCGGGGCCAAGGATTTCTCGTCCATGATCCGCTTCCTCAAGGGGGCGGCGGCCTGA
- a CDS encoding carboxypeptidase regulatory-like domain-containing protein: MSAQIITALLLGVAVLVGWARLLLWQRSAGDLGARPLRLAALLLLQPLVALLLYFGLFPPALPVAGGTLTVATQGSARFASAGKGAHLVALPEAPDMAGAQAVPDLATALRRYPDTRRLVILGQGLVARDRDAAKGLAIDYTPPAAAAGLIALARPDRIAPGATFAVGGQVAGLPKAQVELLDPAGRVTDAAPVDADGRFNLTGTARAAGTAEFTLRLRHADGGLVEQAVVPLLVEGDAAPRLLILAGAPGPEVKYLRRWATDAGYAVTVNMSAGGGIALGDAPVTINAASLRRYDLLVADDRAWSGLGGGRGAVLEAVRGGMGLLLRGSGPADGALRGQWRALGFDLSGGNGVAPIALPAPLAADRARTRAGIGSADLPADLNIGDDILPEATRMDGVPAGGDAVPLVQDAAGTSLAAWRALGAGRVAVWTGLDSFGLVLSGRGDLYGDWWGRMMAAIVRPTPGAGPAFTGLAWVGERISLCGLKPGARVDGAPLAIDPSTGDCAAWWPDRAGWHQLRWTDGASAAFYIYPANALPALRIAQMHQAMTLLQGADQKSDFATAGRAVPGPSWPWFIGWLIASALLWWFERSRIGRTAIPQS; the protein is encoded by the coding sequence ATGAGCGCGCAGATCATCACCGCGCTGCTCCTCGGCGTCGCCGTGCTGGTCGGCTGGGCAAGGCTCCTGCTGTGGCAGCGTTCAGCCGGCGATCTGGGCGCACGGCCCTTGCGCCTCGCGGCCCTGCTGTTGCTCCAGCCGCTTGTCGCGCTACTCCTCTATTTCGGCCTGTTCCCGCCCGCGTTGCCGGTTGCGGGCGGCACGTTGACCGTCGCGACCCAGGGCAGTGCGCGCTTCGCCTCCGCCGGCAAGGGCGCGCATCTGGTCGCGCTGCCCGAAGCGCCGGACATGGCGGGCGCGCAGGCAGTGCCGGATCTGGCGACCGCGCTGCGCCGCTATCCCGACACGCGCCGCCTCGTCATCCTGGGGCAGGGCCTCGTCGCCCGCGACCGCGATGCGGCTAAGGGGCTCGCGATCGATTATACGCCGCCGGCCGCCGCCGCAGGACTGATCGCGCTAGCCCGGCCTGACCGGATCGCGCCGGGCGCAACCTTCGCCGTCGGCGGACAGGTGGCCGGCCTGCCCAAGGCGCAGGTCGAACTGCTCGATCCCGCCGGGCGGGTCACCGATGCCGCTCCGGTGGATGCCGATGGCCGCTTCAACCTGACCGGCACCGCGCGCGCCGCCGGCACCGCCGAATTCACCCTGCGCCTGCGCCACGCCGATGGCGGGCTGGTCGAACAGGCCGTGGTGCCATTGCTGGTCGAGGGCGATGCCGCGCCGCGCCTTCTGATCCTCGCCGGGGCGCCGGGGCCGGAGGTCAAATATCTGCGCCGTTGGGCGACCGATGCCGGCTATGCCGTCACCGTCAACATGAGCGCGGGCGGCGGCATTGCGCTGGGCGACGCACCGGTGACGATCAACGCCGCCAGCCTGCGCCGCTATGACCTGCTGGTCGCCGACGATCGCGCCTGGTCCGGCCTGGGTGGCGGACGCGGCGCGGTGCTGGAAGCGGTGCGCGGCGGCATGGGCCTGCTGCTACGCGGCAGCGGCCCGGCCGACGGCGCGCTGCGCGGCCAGTGGCGCGCGCTGGGTTTCGATCTGTCTGGTGGCAATGGCGTCGCGCCGATCGCCCTGCCTGCGCCGCTGGCCGCCGATCGCGCCCGCACCCGTGCCGGCATTGGCAGCGCCGACCTCCCCGCCGACCTCAATATCGGCGACGATATTTTGCCCGAAGCGACCCGCATGGATGGCGTCCCGGCCGGCGGCGACGCGGTTCCGCTGGTGCAGGACGCTGCCGGCACGTCGCTGGCCGCCTGGCGCGCGCTGGGCGCGGGCCGGGTCGCGGTCTGGACCGGGCTCGACAGTTTCGGCCTGGTGCTGAGCGGCCGGGGCGATCTTTATGGCGACTGGTGGGGGCGGATGATGGCCGCCATCGTGCGCCCGACACCGGGGGCTGGTCCCGCCTTCACCGGCCTGGCCTGGGTGGGCGAACGGATCAGCCTGTGCGGCCTGAAGCCCGGTGCGCGTGTCGATGGCGCGCCCTTGGCGATCGATCCCTCGACCGGCGATTGCGCCGCCTGGTGGCCTGATCGCGCAGGTTGGCACCAATTGCGCTGGACGGATGGCGCATCCGCAGCCTTCTACATCTATCCCGCCAATGCCCTGCCAGCCCTGCGCATCGCGCAGATGCATCAGGCCATGACACTGCTACAGGGCGCCGATCAGAAGAGCGATTTTGCCACTGCCGGGCGCGCCGTTCCCGGCCCGTCCTGGCCCTGGTTCATCGGCTGGCTGATCGCCAGCGCCCTGCTCTGGTGGTTCGAGCGGTCCCGGATCGGCCGCACGGCGATCCCGCAGTCCTAA
- a CDS encoding DUF4175 family protein produces MSADALLSTWLTPSRRRARFDTLLLGLPVLLLASALVWRFAGLVPAAILLLLGAGLLGALIVRRAQRFDQRWLVCRLDASRADLEDSSGLLFADPQGLGPLQRLQRSRLDQRLGQGMPDELAPDWSRRMIIALWAVALLGIAALLLWPRGSDKPVVLAPAAEGIAARPGIPRLVAQNLRIIPPAYTGLPLRDEAKLDARAPLGSRLEWTFRFDPQASAPALLPLGGAGIALRRDGDHWIASRTLDASFLYRVDPASGRGPLPPLHRIDGVADAPPQVKLIAPVASLNMVAPGQRSWTPVFAATDDYGVAATARLRITLAIGEGENIRFTEREIAVSGTGPARDRRFAPRLDFGALGFSAGGDMVVQIIVRDNRAPSPQEVRGPSVILRWPAAKAPESGGLQGMVNTTLPAYFRSQRQIIIDAEALLKRKRSLPADKYLSQSNGIGNDQKILRGRYSQFLGGESEGEPKLPTADADGHSEGDGHDHGPPVATPNVFGEKEDVLAEFGHPHDESPASSLDPETRAILKQAVDEMWQSEMQLKQGRPDLALPFAYKALRFIKEVQQATRIFLSRVGPELPPIDPARRMTGKREGIAGHFEPLVAVEGDDGPAAAAWRGLAQGLVSLGALEGWARANATRLPDPLALSGAIDAVRRDPGCASCRDKLRAQLWMAMERPQGGVARWRPADAAGARYLGAIGGRP; encoded by the coding sequence ATGAGTGCCGACGCCTTGCTCTCCACCTGGCTGACGCCCAGTCGCCGGCGCGCGCGGTTCGACACGCTGCTGCTCGGTCTGCCGGTTCTGCTGCTGGCGAGCGCGCTGGTCTGGCGCTTCGCCGGACTGGTGCCGGCCGCAATCCTGTTGCTGCTCGGCGCTGGCCTGCTTGGCGCCCTCATCGTCCGTCGCGCCCAGCGCTTCGATCAGCGCTGGCTGGTCTGCCGCCTCGACGCCAGCCGCGCCGATCTGGAGGATAGCAGCGGGCTGCTCTTCGCCGATCCGCAGGGCTTGGGGCCGCTGCAACGGCTGCAGCGCAGCCGGCTCGATCAGCGGTTGGGGCAGGGCATGCCGGACGAACTAGCGCCGGACTGGTCGCGCCGCATGATTATCGCACTCTGGGCCGTGGCTTTGCTCGGCATCGCCGCTCTCCTGCTCTGGCCCCGTGGCAGCGACAAACCCGTCGTGCTGGCGCCCGCCGCCGAGGGCATAGCCGCAAGGCCCGGCATTCCGCGCCTTGTCGCCCAGAATCTGCGCATCATCCCGCCCGCCTACACCGGCCTGCCGCTGCGCGACGAGGCGAAGCTCGATGCGCGCGCGCCGCTCGGGTCACGGCTCGAATGGACCTTCCGCTTCGATCCGCAGGCAAGCGCGCCGGCGCTGCTGCCGCTGGGCGGGGCGGGCATTGCGCTGCGCCGCGATGGCGATCACTGGATTGCCAGCCGCACGCTCGATGCCTCCTTCCTCTACCGCGTCGATCCGGCATCCGGGCGCGGGCCGCTGCCGCCGCTGCACCGGATCGACGGCGTGGCCGATGCGCCGCCGCAGGTGAAGCTGATCGCGCCGGTCGCCAGCCTCAATATGGTGGCGCCGGGCCAGCGTAGCTGGACGCCCGTCTTCGCCGCGACCGACGATTATGGCGTCGCCGCCACCGCCCGGCTGCGCATCACCCTGGCGATCGGCGAGGGCGAGAATATCCGCTTCACCGAGCGCGAGATCGCCGTGTCCGGCACCGGCCCGGCGCGCGACCGGCGCTTCGCCCCGCGCCTCGATTTCGGTGCGCTCGGCTTTTCGGCTGGTGGCGACATGGTGGTGCAGATCATCGTGCGCGACAATCGCGCACCGTCGCCGCAGGAGGTGCGCGGCCCCAGCGTCATCCTGCGCTGGCCCGCAGCCAAGGCACCCGAAAGCGGCGGCCTGCAGGGCATGGTCAACACCACCTTGCCGGCCTATTTCCGCAGCCAGCGCCAGATCATCATCGATGCCGAGGCGCTGCTGAAGCGCAAGCGCAGCCTGCCGGCCGACAAATATCTCTCGCAATCCAACGGTATCGGCAACGACCAGAAAATCCTGCGCGGCCGCTACAGCCAGTTTCTGGGTGGCGAGAGCGAAGGCGAGCCCAAATTGCCGACGGCCGATGCGGATGGCCATAGCGAGGGTGACGGCCATGATCATGGTCCGCCGGTCGCGACCCCCAATGTCTTTGGCGAGAAGGAGGATGTGCTCGCCGAGTTCGGTCATCCGCACGATGAATCGCCCGCCTCCAGCCTGGATCCGGAAACCCGCGCGATCCTGAAACAGGCGGTCGATGAAATGTGGCAGTCGGAAATGCAGTTGAAGCAGGGGCGACCCGACCTGGCCTTGCCCTTCGCCTACAAGGCGCTGCGCTTCATCAAGGAAGTGCAGCAGGCGACCCGCATCTTCCTGTCGCGCGTCGGCCCGGAATTGCCGCCGATCGATCCTGCCCGCCGCATGACCGGCAAGCGCGAGGGGATTGCCGGTCATTTCGAGCCGCTGGTTGCGGTCGAGGGTGATGATGGCCCGGCCGCCGCCGCCTGGCGCGGGTTGGCCCAGGGACTGGTGTCGCTCGGCGCGCTGGAGGGCTGGGCGCGGGCCAATGCCACGCGCCTGCCCGATCCGCTGGCATTGAGCGGCGCGATCGACGCCGTGCGGCGCGATCCGGGCTGCGCTTCCTGTCGCGACAAGCTGCGCGCGCAATTGTGGATGGCGATGGAGCGGCCGCAGGGCGGCGTGGCGCGGTGGCGCCCGGCCGACGCTGCCGGCGCCCGCTATCTTGGCGCGATCGGGGGACGGCCATGA
- a CDS encoding acyl-CoA dehydrogenase family protein, producing the protein MTQFDLTDEQRAVQELAQRFTADAITPHAAKWDEEHHFPRDTIRQAAELGFGAIYVSEESGGIGLGRLESALIMEAMAYGCPSTSAFISIHNMAAWMIDRFGDDAVKQRYLPSLVSCETIASYCLTEPSAGSDAASLRTRAVRDGDHYVVTGSKAFISGGGENDIYVVMVRTGEDGPKGISCLVIEKDMEGVSFGAQERKLGWHSQPTAQVNFDGVRVPVANRVGAEGQGFAIAMAGLDGGRLNIGACSLGGAQRALDEAVGYTRERRQFDRAIADFQNTQFTLADMETELQAARALLYLAAAKVSEGAPDKTKFAAMAKRFATDTGSAVADRALQLHGGYGYLMDYPVERIWRDLRVHRILEGTNEIMRMITARELLKA; encoded by the coding sequence ATGACCCAGTTTGACCTCACCGACGAGCAGCGCGCCGTGCAGGAACTGGCGCAGCGCTTCACCGCCGATGCGATCACGCCCCATGCGGCCAAGTGGGACGAGGAGCATCATTTCCCCCGCGACACCATCCGCCAGGCCGCCGAACTGGGCTTTGGCGCCATCTATGTCTCGGAAGAGAGCGGCGGCATCGGTCTTGGCCGGCTTGAATCCGCGCTCATCATGGAAGCGATGGCCTATGGCTGCCCCTCCACCTCGGCCTTCATCTCGATCCACAATATGGCCGCCTGGATGATCGACCGCTTCGGCGACGATGCGGTGAAGCAGCGCTATCTCCCGTCGCTCGTCAGCTGCGAGACGATCGCTTCCTATTGCCTCACCGAACCGTCCGCCGGCTCCGATGCGGCGTCACTGCGCACCCGCGCGGTGCGGGATGGCGACCATTATGTCGTCACCGGTTCCAAGGCGTTCATTTCGGGCGGCGGCGAAAATGACATCTATGTCGTGATGGTCCGCACCGGCGAGGATGGCCCCAAGGGCATCAGCTGCCTGGTGATCGAAAAGGACATGGAAGGCGTCAGCTTCGGCGCGCAGGAACGCAAGCTTGGCTGGCATTCGCAGCCCACCGCTCAGGTCAATTTCGACGGCGTCCGCGTGCCGGTCGCCAACCGGGTCGGTGCGGAAGGTCAGGGCTTCGCCATCGCCATGGCCGGGCTTGACGGCGGCCGGCTCAATATCGGCGCCTGCTCGCTCGGTGGCGCCCAGCGCGCGCTGGACGAGGCGGTTGGTTATACCCGCGAGCGGCGCCAGTTCGATCGCGCGATCGCCGATTTCCAGAATACCCAATTCACCCTGGCAGACATGGAGACCGAGCTTCAGGCTGCCCGCGCGCTGCTCTATCTCGCCGCCGCCAAGGTAAGCGAGGGCGCACCCGACAAGACCAAATTCGCCGCCATGGCCAAGCGCTTTGCGACCGATACCGGATCGGCCGTGGCCGACCGTGCGCTGCAGCTGCATGGCGGCTATGGCTATTTGATGGATTATCCGGTCGAACGCATCTGGCGCGACCTGCGGGTCCACCGCATCCTGGAGGGCACGAACGAGATCATGCGCATGATCACCGCCCGCGAACTGCTCAAGGCCTGA
- a CDS encoding CoA-acylating methylmalonate-semialdehyde dehydrogenase, with amino-acid sequence MRIIDHVISGHSAGGGGRTSDVFDPNNGGVQAQLRLGTQADLDAAMAAALAAQPAWAATNPQRRARVMFAFKTLVEQNMDELAHLLSSEHGKVIADSKGDIQRGLEVIEFACGIPHLLKGEYTQGAGPGIDVYSMRQPLGVVAGITPFNFPAMIPMWMFGVAIACGNAFILKPSERDPSVPVRLAELMREAGLPDGVLQVVHGDKEMVDAILDHPEIRAVSFVGSSDIAHYVYRRGVEAGKRVQAMGGAKNHGIVMPDADLDQVVNDLAGAAFGSAGERCMALPVVVPVGEATAIALREKLIPAIDALRVGVSTDAAAHYGPVVTAAHKAKIESYIQMGVDEGAELVVDGRGFALQGHEQGFFVGPTLFDRVTPQMRSYQEEIFGPVLQMVRADSFEDALRLPSDHQYGNGVAIFTRNGHAAREFAARVNVGMVGINVPIPVPVAYHTFGGWKRSAFGDTNQHGMEGVKFFTKVKTVTQRWPDGGATGDSAFVIPTMG; translated from the coding sequence ATGCGTATCATCGATCATGTCATCAGCGGTCATTCGGCAGGTGGCGGCGGCCGCACCAGCGACGTCTTCGACCCCAATAACGGCGGCGTGCAGGCGCAGCTGCGCCTCGGCACCCAGGCCGACCTGGACGCCGCCATGGCTGCCGCGCTTGCCGCCCAGCCGGCCTGGGCCGCGACCAACCCGCAACGCCGCGCCCGTGTCATGTTCGCGTTCAAGACGCTGGTCGAACAGAATATGGACGAACTCGCCCATCTGCTCAGTTCCGAACATGGCAAGGTGATTGCCGACTCAAAGGGGGACATCCAGCGCGGGCTGGAGGTGATCGAGTTCGCCTGCGGCATTCCCCATCTGCTCAAGGGCGAATATACCCAGGGCGCCGGTCCCGGCATCGACGTATACTCGATGCGCCAACCGCTCGGCGTGGTCGCCGGCATCACCCCGTTCAATTTCCCGGCGATGATCCCGATGTGGATGTTCGGCGTCGCCATCGCCTGCGGCAATGCCTTCATCCTCAAGCCCAGCGAGCGCGACCCCAGCGTGCCTGTGCGCCTGGCCGAACTGATGCGTGAGGCGGGCTTGCCCGACGGCGTGCTGCAGGTCGTCCATGGCGACAAGGAAATGGTCGATGCGATCCTCGACCATCCCGAGATCAGGGCGGTCAGCTTCGTCGGCTCGTCCGACATTGCCCATTATGTCTATCGCCGCGGCGTCGAGGCGGGCAAGCGCGTCCAGGCGATGGGCGGCGCCAAGAATCATGGCATCGTCATGCCCGACGCCGATCTCGACCAGGTGGTGAATGACCTGGCCGGCGCGGCCTTCGGCTCGGCCGGCGAGCGCTGCATGGCGCTGCCGGTGGTGGTGCCGGTGGGCGAGGCGACGGCGATCGCGTTGCGCGAGAAGCTGATCCCGGCGATCGACGCGCTGCGGGTCGGCGTCTCGACCGATGCCGCCGCCCATTATGGCCCGGTCGTCACCGCCGCGCACAAGGCGAAGATCGAGAGCTATATCCAGATGGGCGTCGATGAAGGCGCCGAACTGGTCGTCGACGGCCGCGGCTTCGCGCTGCAGGGCCATGAACAGGGCTTCTTCGTCGGCCCGACCCTGTTCGACCGGGTGACGCCGCAGATGCGTAGCTATCAGGAGGAGATTTTTGGCCCTGTGCTCCAGATGGTGCGCGCCGACAGCTTCGAGGACGCGCTGCGCCTGCCGAGCGACCACCAATATGGCAATGGCGTCGCCATCTTCACCCGCAACGGCCATGCCGCGCGCGAATTTGCCGCGCGGGTCAATGTCGGCATGGTCGGCATCAACGTGCCGATCCCGGTGCCGGTCGCCTATCACACGTTCGGCGGCTGGAAGCGCAGCGCCTTTGGCGACACCAACCAGCATGGCATGGAAGGCGTGAAATTCTTCACCAAGGTCAAGACCGTCACCCAGCGCTGGCCCGATGGCGGCGCGACCGGCGACAGCGCCTTCGTCATCCCGACCATGGGGTGA
- a CDS encoding enoyl-CoA hydratase/isomerase family protein: MTDDVLIAVEGGVGRLRLNRPKAIHALTRAMCATMTDALLAWQDDVAIRAVMIDHAEGRGFCAGGDIRLIAESAAGDNLAARDFFATEYRLNHLLFTYGKPVIAFMDGITMGGGVGIAQPARYRVATERTVYAMPETGIGLFPDVGGGWYLSRLPGRSGRYLAVTGARIDGADAIALGLATDYLPSDRLEEAKAAIIADPSDIGAVLARFAVTPPDSHFAARLPDIDRLFASDRLEDIYAALRADGSDWAQAQLAALDTKSPQTMKVALRQLAQASRLTRFVDNMAMEYDLACRIIARPDIVEGVRALIVDKDNQPRWNPPAVEAVTDQLVDAIFAPLPEGERWTPLPQAAVDA, translated from the coding sequence ATGACCGACGATGTGCTGATTGCGGTGGAAGGCGGCGTCGGTCGCCTGCGGCTGAACCGGCCCAAGGCGATCCATGCGCTGACCCGCGCCATGTGCGCAACCATGACCGACGCGCTGCTCGCCTGGCAGGATGATGTGGCGATCCGCGCGGTGATGATCGATCATGCCGAAGGACGCGGCTTCTGCGCCGGCGGCGACATCCGCCTGATCGCGGAGAGCGCTGCGGGTGACAATCTCGCCGCGCGTGATTTCTTCGCGACCGAATATCGCCTGAACCATCTGCTCTTCACCTATGGGAAACCGGTGATCGCCTTCATGGACGGCATCACCATGGGCGGCGGCGTCGGCATCGCCCAGCCGGCGCGCTATCGCGTCGCGACCGAACGCACCGTCTATGCCATGCCGGAAACCGGCATCGGCCTGTTCCCCGATGTCGGCGGCGGCTGGTATCTTTCCCGCCTGCCGGGCCGGTCGGGCCGCTATCTCGCCGTCACCGGCGCGCGCATCGACGGCGCGGACGCGATCGCGCTCGGCCTTGCCACCGACTATCTGCCCAGCGACCGGCTGGAGGAGGCGAAGGCGGCGATCATCGCCGACCCGTCCGATATCGGCGCGGTGCTGGCGCGCTTCGCCGTCACCCCGCCCGACAGCCATTTCGCCGCCCGCCTGCCGGACATCGACCGGCTGTTCGCCAGCGACCGGCTGGAGGATATCTATGCCGCGCTGCGCGCCGACGGATCGGACTGGGCGCAGGCGCAACTTGCCGCGCTCGACACCAAATCGCCCCAGACGATGAAGGTCGCGCTGCGGCAACTGGCGCAGGCCAGCCGCCTGACCCGCTTCGTCGACAATATGGCGATGGAATATGATCTCGCCTGCCGCATCATCGCCCGGCCCGACATTGTCGAAGGCGTGCGCGCGCTGATCGTCGACAAGGACAACCAGCCGCGCTGGAACCCGCCGGCGGTGGAGGCGGTCACCGACCAGCTGGTCGACGCGATCTTCGCGCCCCTGCCCGAAGGCGAGCGCTGGACCCCGCTGCCCCAGGCGGCGGTCGACGCCTGA
- a CDS encoding BatA domain-containing protein, translating into MTPALLLPAALAGLLALLIPLAIHIARRSEQLPTDFAALRWLRQKPKPRSRLRFDEWLLLALRLALLALVVLWLAHPVLFGAASKLPYVALTPGVDPAAVDDKALAEGRAHWLAPRYPRVEPGKPLATDAIPLASLVRQLDAELPSGAPLTIIVPQTIQGADAERPRLSRKVDWRIVPGAMPAGKPVPVKLPSIAIRADAGHAAGLRYLNAAALAWQPAGKSADVDSGALNAPLPPSDKILFWMSAGSLPEALQRWITQGGQAIVASDALLPQGAAPAPLWQDDLARPLVEVMPIGKGRLLHFTRPLQPAQMPQLLEADFPAHLRALIQPPSVAPQRAEAAAYAPLTGGRAYPQPPAELRPWLALLIAALLLVERWFATRRKRAIAP; encoded by the coding sequence ATGACGCCCGCCTTGCTGCTCCCCGCCGCGCTGGCCGGCCTGCTGGCGCTGCTGATCCCGCTCGCGATCCATATCGCGCGGCGCAGCGAGCAGTTGCCGACTGATTTCGCCGCGCTGCGCTGGCTGCGGCAGAAGCCCAAGCCCCGGTCCCGCCTGCGTTTCGACGAATGGCTGTTGCTCGCCCTGCGCCTCGCTTTGCTGGCGCTGGTCGTGCTGTGGCTCGCCCATCCGGTGCTGTTCGGCGCGGCGAGCAAGCTGCCCTATGTCGCGCTGACGCCCGGCGTCGATCCGGCGGCGGTGGATGACAAGGCGCTGGCCGAGGGCAGGGCACATTGGCTGGCGCCCCGCTATCCCCGTGTCGAACCGGGCAAGCCGCTTGCTACCGACGCCATCCCGCTCGCCAGTCTGGTGCGCCAGCTGGACGCGGAACTGCCATCGGGTGCGCCGCTCACCATCATCGTGCCGCAGACCATCCAGGGCGCCGATGCGGAGCGGCCCCGCCTGTCGCGCAAGGTCGACTGGCGCATCGTCCCCGGCGCGATGCCGGCGGGCAAGCCGGTGCCAGTGAAGCTGCCGTCGATCGCCATCCGCGCCGACGCGGGCCATGCTGCCGGGCTGCGGTACCTCAATGCTGCTGCACTTGCCTGGCAACCCGCAGGCAAGTCGGCCGATGTCGACAGCGGCGCGCTCAACGCCCCACTGCCGCCGTCGGACAAGATCTTGTTCTGGATGAGCGCGGGCAGTCTGCCCGAAGCGCTGCAACGCTGGATCACGCAGGGCGGGCAGGCGATCGTCGCGTCGGACGCCTTGTTGCCACAGGGCGCGGCTCCCGCGCCCCTATGGCAGGATGATCTTGCCCGGCCGCTGGTGGAGGTCATGCCGATCGGCAAGGGCCGGTTGCTCCATTTCACCCGCCCGTTGCAGCCCGCGCAGATGCCACAATTGCTGGAGGCGGATTTCCCCGCCCACCTGCGCGCGCTGATCCAGCCGCCGAGCGTTGCACCACAGCGTGCCGAGGCCGCCGCCTATGCGCCGCTCACCGGTGGACGTGCCTACCCGCAGCCGCCAGCCGAGCTGCGCCCCTGGCTGGCTCTGCTGATCGCGGCGCTGCTGCTGGTTGAACGCTGGTTCGCCACCCGCCGCAAGCGGGCGATCGCGCCATGA